The sequence AAGTGTAAAATTCGCCAAATTTTCCATAACCACCCTAAAACTCAAGAAATCACAGCACACATAACAGATAGGGTTTCAGGCTACTTTTTTCATTGATGCCGAATGGCATACCTTATGTACATGTCAAAACATCAATCCACAATTAAATTAATTGGTGTAACGGATTGATGATCAACTAAGATCAATAATCTATTTTCTCACAAGACATATAATTATTTGCCATCCGGGTAATTTTGTTCAACTCAGAAATTATGATGCTTGTTATTTGCTATTGTCCTGTACTTTTTGTAGTGAAATGTAAGCCATCACTACATTCAATGTTTATAATGCATCggggttaaccctttgagtgcagtaatttttcccaccaaattttagtgcaacattatagcaatttttctgaatttttctgtaatttttgtggttattttggaccaaacggacatcatatttcatggactacaggtttcattaaaattttggcaaaaatctgaaaaaaaattgactagggtacattttataaaggtcacaaaagttgactttggcgctcaaagggttaatataagTGAAGCTGTGAATGCAGCGCGTTTGTCCTGTACTAGCAATGCAAAATTGCTTTTTACCTTTACTTCATTTCCCTAATGGGACCATGATAGATTATAGCATTTGAACCATAATCACGCTCGGACAAGAGACGCAAAGTATATCTATAAAAGGAGCGTTCTGACACCGACATCGGAATAActaaaaacactaaaaaacaTCCAAAAACCCTTTTTAAAAGAAGTCCTAAAATACTTCTATATACAATAAGGGAAAAGTCCATTCTTTCTTTATTGGGTCTCTACAAAATATACGCTTGGTTATATCGAATACTTCCGTGATAGTTTGCAGCACGCCTTAAAAAATAACAACCTATAATGTAAGTTATTATCGTGTATATAGATCTCGTTGCAAATCGGTGAGTTTCTAAGCGTCAATTCGCTGTAGACGAGGAAACCGATGATAGCAGCTGTATAGTGCATTTTATGTCATGAATTCAAGATGTCCTTCTTCTTAAGACTTTACCACTCTTCTCAGTGTTGAAATCCAAGAGCGTAAACAACACGGCAAAATTTAAACTTAGGAGCCGATTCCAAAAGAAGCCAATTCTTGTTTCAGTTGCCTCACGTAATCTTCATCGTAACAGTCCATGGACCTGGAGGATGATATCAAGATTCGCCAAATCATTACTCTGATTAATAGTGGGGGGGGGAGCTTTTCTTGTCATGATATCATGAGTTATGAATTAAAGAAAAATGCTGTAGTAGTATTTGTGTAAATACAGCAGATAAACTGGACGCTGATACACACAGATCAAGTTTCTCATCGACATGTAATATAAGTTTCAAAAAGGGGATGGCTGAAGATTAGTAGACACACCTTTGGCTGCAAACTAAAAGAAATTTTCTTAGGGGGCTCTAAataaacctaaccctaacccctaaacCTAACCCTGACCCTAGGTTACCAATAATTCAAACAAACTTTCTTTTTTGGCCACTGATCTCCAGTCTTGCCGAAACAGATCTAGGGATAATAAATAAATGGATTGCTATCCTACTGTGGTTTAATCTCCAGTCTATAATCTGTCAGAAGtggtaatttttattttgtaaataatttgaaataacCCATCATGCACACTTACTCAGCATGCCGTATGCTATTCCAAACCACTTTATTTGAAGTTCCGTCGATAGTGAACGTCAGTCGACGATTGAATGCAGTCTTCAGCAGTTGCAGTATCTGGCCGCCCTCGATAGTGTCCGGTAGCCAGCCATAGAACCTCCCGCCTTTGTATTGTTGACCAGGGTTGGGCTGGTCAGCCTGTGGAACAGAAGTATTATTATTACAGCGACTGTCGCCAGTATGGCCATGGTCTTATAATGTTTACGGTCAAAAAAGAGAGAATATTCCGAGGCGATAATTATCAGATAAACGTTCTCTATTCGACAAGTAAGATTCCTGCGCAGTTTTAACTACTATAAACCATTCTAAGAACACTATACAGcgctttttaaataaatttcgtCTGAGACCTCTTCTAACTTTGAAAGTGATGTACTAATGgttttgatggatttttttgttttttcatcatCTGTTGTTTTACGTGTTCCTGCTTTTATTTGCTTAAATGCGGAAAACAGCTCAAAATTATGAGACAGCTTCTGGAAACttactacatgtatgtttcattgCACGACAATTTGATTCAAAAATTGTCGCTTTCTACATAGAGCATGAATGCTACTTAAGAAAGCATACCTAAATTCGGAATACAAAATCGAATTTcggaatacaaaaaaaaacagtgcTTATATTCTGATCATCCTTTCGCTGTGATGGTCTACCCCTAATCCGACCTGTTCatattttgccacagttaccatggaaagggcaaatctaaccaatcacagattttaagttggtggccgcttttaaaaatcagcgccctcacatgggcattttgaataccaaagaacgcccctttgaccttatatgggcatatttagattacaggtgactgtatacctttaaagggatactgtgactgtatacctttaaagggatACTGTGTGTCACTGTTGACTGGGTTGCAGAATATTCGAATTCATTGACTCACAGAATTAACaaaaagtttgtttattttgcttGATGCAGCTGAGAGAGCATCTACTTCGACTTTTCTCGATCCTTGACGAAAGTAATCAATATTCAAAATCTATACCAAGGCGTCTGACGTTGCGATCATATGGCAAATTACCCATGATGCAGTCGTGTTCcttgtcatttgtttgtttactgtaTTTGCCTGTCTGTCTGGTGCTTTAACAACGACACAGTGGCAGTGAACGAAAATATATATGATACCAAATTACAGCGCACTCGACGGTATGAAATCTAGTCAACTTACTCTTCAGATGGCAACTCAATCATTGTTATGTTCCTTTGAGACAATATGAGTATGCGAAACGTTTAAGGGCCATTTCAACGGCGCATGTCCGAAAGTCGGTGGTGTGCTAAATCTACCCGCATAATGGAAAACAACAGCGGCAAAGCATCACGCCTTTCTCGACACAACACAATGTGTTATTGCACACGCTTTTGTGAACATCGTACAATGTACAATGTGTTCTTGCACTCAGCTTAAGGTGGCGTTGCACATAGCGACGTGTGATCCCTGCTCTATTCATGCAACAAGTTTAGTCGTCAGAGCTGAGCCGATAAAGTAATAACATTTATGTGTTCGTATCTTAATTATAATGTTCATAATTATTATATGTGCACTTGATGACAGTTACGTTCACGTACAGCAAGGGCTTTTTTCATAAGCAAGTATTTCTAGGGGCCTTAGACTTTGCTTTAACTGGCTCTTTCGGAGCAAAAGCAAAAATATTTTGCGATATCATCACCGATAAACCCACGTAAAATGTACACTTAAATGAGTAATACGTATATCAAAGTGAATTAACATATTAAAATAGGAAATTTTAATGGGATTGTAATATTCCAAACAAATACACAGTGTCACAAAGATTTCCCGAAAGATTATGTTTGTATATTGTAAACAAATTGCAAACGCATATCTTACCCCTTGTATGCCATCTTCAAAGACGTAAAGTATGCGATGGAATCCAACGAAATTCTCGACAGACATTTCGCCTTTCGGCATGTTGCCTGTAATTTTATTGGCCGACAAAGACGATTTTCTGGATCCCGGTGTCTTGTTCTCGGTCGCGCCAGACGATTTCCGCCGTCCTTGCCTTTTGTCCTCGGAAGTGGACGATTTCCGAGACTGTTTCTCCGTGAGCGATGATTTCCTCGACCCCGACGACTTTGGCTTCGGCTCTTGTTCATCCGGAGAGTCCCTATCACTGGTTTGCGTGGGAACTGTTGCCGGTGGCTTGTTCAAAACTTCTCCcaaagtcatttgcatattgtctGTGTTTTCCTCGAACGTTAGGAAAATTTTTCGCCTGGGTACGTCTGGCTCTAGTAACGAGGGCGCCCCACTTCTTTGCAGTCTCTCCTTCAATTCTTTCTTTTGAGAGAGTAGATCTGTCACTGTGCCATATAGAAGAAGACTTCCTGTGTAGTAGTTTAGATTTTCAGCACAGGCCAGATCGAGATCGATTTTGTCTAACTCTGCTCGCAGTTCTTTTACATTGTGACCGCCAAATTTCGACAATGTCTCCAGCAACTTCCGTTCTCCGTCTTTGACCAGTTCGATCATCTTCGCCGCTTTCTGTCTGATTTGCTTATCTACCTCGGTACTATTTTCTTCGATCTCCTTCATCactctttctttttcttgtttcgCCTCACGGAGAGACGACGCCCGGGCGGTCGACGCGCCAACCAGCTCTTGCAACTCGGGTTTGTACTTCTTCGCGGCTTCGTCCGGCGACAGAAGTCTGTGCGCGGCGCCCTTGTGAATGGTCACCGCGCACTTCATGCAGGCCGTGACGTCACAGTGATCGCAGTACAGCTCCAGCTGACTGTCTTCGTGCACCGAGCAGAATCGGGGCCGAATCATGTGGTCTCGACCGGAATTGGCCAATTTGTGATACTCTTCAGTTGATAGAACTCTGTGCATCTTTGACGTTCTAGCTTTAGTATGAGTCAGATGACATCGGCTACAAAAAAACTGAGCGCATTCTCTACACCAAAAGGCAGCCTTACTCTCACACACGTCACATGCCGATTCTTGCGAGTTTGGCTGCATGTCTTGGAAAACTTCGATCAGATCGTTTATGAAAAGGTTATTGTTCAGTCCCTTGACTCCGGCTGGGGGCAACGAACTAAGATTTCTGCAAGTCGGGCAGTCGAGTCGTCCTCCCTTCTGGCGGACCCAGTTTTCGAGACACGCTTCACAGAATGTGTGCACACATGGCAAAATTTTAGGTTTCGTCATCCGTTCTTGACAGATCGGACAGAGTAAAATCTTTTCATTGATCTGCTGTTCCAGTGTTGGTGAATTTGCGGCAGCCATTGTTTCTGAGGGGTAGAAAGAATGAAAGAGAATAGAGtatacaaaaatcagaaaaaacgCATCATTCCCTCACTCTTGTTTGGTATTCTTTTGATGGAATCGTCAAAGTCGAGAGGAAAAAAGCCTGTGTATAGTAAAAAAGCATAGGGTGGGGATACTTCAGGACTGTCGAAAGTAGGACGGGAACTCcttttctgtaaatattttgttgttaGGATTAATCCGGGTACAacagaatgaaaaaaataacgaaataacaatacttttaattttgagCAGACCCCCCACCTTAAACTTtgaagggaaacagtcgtcggaactgcgcctgtgcgaggtTTTTGTTTACTTCGtacacgatatctagatgcacttCATCATCATACCTGCCGcgcaaaatttaaattatacgatgtagatgacagacatgttttaactctCGTCAATCACCATCGTCCCTTGGAGACAGTGTTGCCATCGGTCGTatggtcccatacgacctttgagagtagttccgatgactgtatcccttCAATGGAATTTTTCATCAGTCAGTTTATAATATTCGTCATTGACATACGTCACAAATCAAACGGTCAACGTATATTGAATGTCAACATcacaacagagctctgtcagcCGTCTACTGAGGTTTCTTGTATTAATTTTTGGAGCGACAGGATACAAGGTGCAGCATGAGTTACATAGATCGGTGTCGATTTCTAGCAACAGGAACTTCGCCTCTCATCTTACTTTCTGACAGAATTCGATCAACGCGGGtaaggccccccccccccaaaaaaaaaaatagtgcaGTTCCAAtcacatggttttcaaaaacagggtaggtacgtcggcagggatttttttccataatatttttatttttaaatatgcattttcaggggttcagggcgatcaaacactggccacaacattttcagaaaaatgtatcatacatataaaaggaaaaaaggaaaagacaacctcgttcaagcaaaaatcataTGCAAAGTAACGGGCGtgtgattttacgggttttttctttttttttttttacttcagtgTTTACGTaactctaaaaagtttagggtcggcaggtaaaaaaagggtaggtcgggttatcggaacagcacaattttttttgtttggtctAAGTCTGCTGGGACAGCCACTGGAATTTGAGAAAGTGGACTTGGTTATTTTACGGGTGACGTCTGCTTCGACAGACACCGTGTTTGCGCGATGTTTGCACAGTTAGACGCATACTAACTGCGGCCACCAAAGGCTTCTCGTCTTGGACCATACTTGAAAAGACCATTCACGCGCTCTAATTGGCGCCATTGTTGGATGGTGAACAAGCCAACGATTTTTTTGTTGGGCCACTTGTCTCAGATCAGTGTTTTGCAAGACATTCGAACATGCTTTCTCCCATTACATGCATACCCCACACTGAGATGCAATTGCTTATACAAAACACCTTGACCTCGTGAACCAGGACACGAGTGTCTTGTAAAAATATTGTTGTCGTGTTCCTGCAAAGCAGTATGTCCGCGCTTTCAGCTAACGGTGGCGGGGAAAGATCGATTCGCTGatatgacagaaaaaatattgccaGATTTCAGTTCGCATTACATTTTGCGATTGCGGCTCGAACACTGCATGATTTATTACTATTTaagtttgcataatttacacttGTTTGACAGTACTTGATTCCTCTGCGTGTTAAAAAGAGATAACACACTTGGTGAAGTTTAATTGTCAAAGTTTTTCTCTTTTAGCCGAACAAAACCGCGTACTGCAAACCCTGGATCGCTCTTCTGACGTTCCAGGAGTCGATATGGCTGACTGCGCTCTTTTACGGTATATGCGGATACAAGTGAGTGCAAATTTGCGGTGATTGGGCAACTTTAAAACCAGTAGGAGTTAATGCTACACACTTTCTGCTATATAATTATCAACCTTCCTAGTTTGAAAACTCTTGAGGCAGTGTTATGACGTCAACTGACATCGTGAGCGTTTAAGGAGTGAACTAAAAACGTAATTACATTCGAAGGTTCAACAGTTTAAGAGTGCACGAACATTCATGTATTCATTTTGCCGCTGAACCGTTTAAAAAGTCACCAAATCTGTCGTCAGTTATTACTGTCAGTTTCCacgtgtgttttgtttttgttttttgtttttttgcatttgttgGTTCATTTCTGTCTTTCTAAATCATTTGCCGCATTTCTTACCATTGACAACCTATAACTATGTCGACTGAACCTGTTCCCTGCCCTCAACCTACTTCATATTCTAGCAAGTCAAGAGTGCGATTCATTCATACGTGTGAGTATGACTTTACCTGCAGACAGATCTGAATGTCGTGAACTATTAGAAGCCAGAATCTTgcgaaaataaatattttatggaGGATAAAGGGAATTAAGTTAATATTCGGTTGGcctatatattcacagaaattgaatattttacagaaataatgCGAAATAATGCGAATTGTAAATGCTAGACTACGAGTGTTCTTGCTTTGACAAAGttaatgtaaattttgaaaatcttgcTAAGTTAAGGAACCAGGAACTAGAATGAAAGACAACAACAATGCACTTTCACTGAGGAGTAGGGCGATTCGTTTCCTTGGCTCACTGCAAGCTGGTAAAAAATTACCAATTTCACACGATACTGCGTCCATCCCTGTCTTCAAAACGGCGTCAAGGTCATCAAAGTAACGCTTAAACAGAAGCCAGTGAGAAACTTTATCAAACCTTACCTTTCTCAGAGAGACGGTTCTACTGCGTGACTCTTCCACAGGTAGACGCACAGGGAAAGCTACTGCGCAGGCGTGTTACGAAACGGGTGCACCTCTTAGCTGGTCACGTAAATAGGGGTTGCGAACAGACTGGAATTCCCACTGGTCGGTTCGTGCTTTTATATATTGGCGACGAGCTGGCCTCGTTCTGGCCTTTTTACAGCTACTGATAAGATTTATGACTCTAAGATCATCCTTCCGCGCTAAGCGACGAAGAAAATCAACAAGGgcatgtacattgtattaaCCTATAAATACCTGTTTATCATACCAAGCAGGCTGAACACGCCCCGGTGTTAAATTGGACAGATATCTTTTACAGAATACATATCATGCAGCATGATTACTCTGACCGTGCATGCAGCGACAAGTAAAAGGGTCAACAGCGATATAGCAGGAAGCGTCATTCTGAAGTATTAAACTTGAACAAAATTATGTCAGCGTTCGTGATACGATGTGCCCGGAATCAGCACACGTCATACCAGGAAGGTATTTCGAAATGTGGTTCTTGTAACGCGTCGTTTACATGCTAGTGAAAGCTCTTTTCCCCTTCCGCGACCTATGGCCTGACCTGACCTAGCGGATAAGAGGAAGAGTGGAAAACTTTCAAGCAAGGGTCGAACTTTCGAGAAGAATAGGACGGCAAACTCTACAAGAGCACAGTGCTTTATGGTCTTGGCTACTTTCGAGCAAATCGAGGGGGGCCCTCATGTTTACGGGAATCTCTCAAAGTATgcctacatgtatgttatgGCTCGTTTAAGATGCCTGTTTTCTGTGCATCTATGTTTAGGTCCCTGTGTTTGCATGTGTGTGCGTCCTAGGCTATTTTTATTCATTCGTAACTAAAAATTTCACGATGGAAACtgatgaaattttatttctgataTGTTCATAGGTGGATCTAGACCTGATTAGTTTCTGAGACTGTAGCTTGCATAATTAAGACAAATTTgcatgaagatttttaaaatctgAATGTTATTTAACCATTTCAGTGCTGCAATTTTTGCCTtaaaaattttagtacaacattttaccaatcttttTGAACTTTTCAgtaattgttttcataattttggaccaagtggacatcatattttattggctaaagttttatatcaaaatttaccaaaatctgtgaaaaaattgacataggtgtattttatgaatgcaacaaaaat comes from Ptychodera flava strain L36383 chromosome 8, AS_Pfla_20210202, whole genome shotgun sequence and encodes:
- the LOC139138852 gene encoding E3 ubiquitin-protein ligase TRIM56-like; this translates as MAAANSPTLEQQINEKILLCPICQERMTKPKILPCVHTFCEACLENWVRQKGGRLDCPTCRNLSSLPPAGVKGLNNNLFINDLIEVFQDMQPNSQESACDVCESKAAFWCRECAQFFCSRCHLTHTKARTSKMHRVLSTEEYHKLANSGRDHMIRPRFCSVHEDSQLELYCDHCDVTACMKCAVTIHKGAAHRLLSPDEAAKKYKPELQELVGASTARASSLREAKQEKERVMKEIEENSTEVDKQIRQKAAKMIELVKDGERKLLETLSKFGGHNVKELRAELDKIDLDLACAENLNYYTGSLLLYGTVTDLLSQKKELKERLQRSGAPSLLEPDVPRRKIFLTFEENTDNMQMTLGEVLNKPPATVPTQTSDRDSPDEQEPKPKSSGSRKSSLTEKQSRKSSTSEDKRQGRRKSSGATENKTPGSRKSSLSANKITGNMPKGEMSVENFVGFHRILYVFEDGIQGADQPNPGQQYKGGRFYGWLPDTIEGGQILQLLKTAFNRRLTFTIDGTSNKVVWNSIRHAESMDCYDEDYVRQLKQELASFGIGS